The DNA window GGAAGATGATAGTCTTCACAAAGCTTGTATAAACCTGGTTTATTTCCTCAGATATCTGCCCTCAGAAAAATTTAGTTTTAGTGTGTCCGATAAGCTTGATATGTACTGGGGAGAACAGGGCTGACAGAGAAAGAGTGTGGTCACAcaagtttttctttaagaaaccaTGTTGAAAACAGAAGTCATCAACATTGTGCCTAAATCTGAAATTTTTCATTGAAGTTTTAATctacatttgattaaaaaatataTGCTGGATACTCATTTAAATATCATCCCTTGAGACTAAAAATAATGTCTTTAAGAAAGGATTAATTACTTTCTATGTTTCAGGGAGCACAGCTCTCATTAGCTGATAGCTTTGTCCATTGCCACCAGGACTTCTAAAATCCTTTCTTGCTGTTCCTCATTTAAGTGAAGTGCATGCATTACAATTTGTTACAATGTAGCTATTTacacctgtatttttaaatacataggtattatatatataaatttacaaACACTTAAACATGTTACAAAGTTTTTTATGCATTGGTGTGCCTCCACAGCAGTCCTTCCTCAGCGTGGAATTTGCTGGCTATTCCCGAGGTCACAGACAAGCACATAGTAAATCCAGATGAGCATGAAACAAGCGTGCAGGAAAAAGTTACAAGATCCTTTATAAGGTAACAATTTCTTTCTGATTCCCAATGTAAGCCAACTAAATATTCTCATCCCGGCAATAAATAACCTATACTGATCTTGTTTTGTGTAACACTGGTCTCTTAAACTGCCTGCCTCCTACAAAATTTTCTGCTGAGACCCCAACCAGCTAAACAGCACTGGAAGCACCACTGGTTGAAGGTAAGGAACTCCCAGATCAATCACAGATTGTTCTTCTGTCAAaactcttctgtttctgcttgaaAACATTTCTTGTACTGCATGGTAACAAATGACTGTGTGCTATATAACCTTTACCTTGGATTTCTGAAAGCAGCGGACTAAGAACTGATACCAACACAACTTAAGGGAGCGTTTCAACATTTTAATTTGTGTTGTTTTACAAGTATAAAAGAAAACCTATTTATCAGATCTTGCATACTCTTATACATGTGAATAATCCTTACTGAGCAATCCTTTGTGCGGCTCAGGAGTACTCAAGTGAGTACAGTTTTTAACAGTACCCCTATACCCTTCCACTGAACACATACGCCTCTAACATTCATAGAGGAGAATAAAACTACAGTAAACTTGCAGCAAGAGATCACTCATTCATACACATACATCCTTTGTAGCTAATACTATCCTCTCAGCGCAGCCACAGGGTGTACTGATAACAACACTGTCTAGGACTGTCATTAGCCTGAGAAAGATTGCCTCTCCTAGCATTATAGCATACTTTAGAAAAATAAGCTTGTCCTTCAAAACACTGGTCTTGGCAAAGTATCTTTGTCTCTGTGACTCCCTCCCATACCCTCTTTCTACCAGCAATGGCAGCACAGCTAGATCCAAACATAAACAGAGCAGCAATACTGTTAGTTAATCTGCACTCCATGCTGTGGTGATATGGGGCATGGCAAAAGCAACGGCCCTCACGTTCATGGAGTGTTTGAACTGTATTTGGTTAGTCTGCACAACTAAGGCAAAATCATATGGCAGTAATATAAcccatacaatttttttttttccccactcgtAGCAATGATTTAAATATTCCATTCCCTACACATGCACTTCAGGAACTTGGTACAAAAATAGAAAGTAATATGGCACATTCTAAAAATATCCATATACAGTAGTCTTCATCATTGGTATGTGAAGTTAAATGGTACTCACTATGTACACATCCTGGACTCCTGGCTGTGTAACTCTCCTACTGTTGACTTCATTGTAGCACAAGCATCTCACTGGTTGAGGTTTGTGAGCTTCCACTGTTTTCAAATAGCAAAATCACAACAGCACCATCACTTACCATGTCCAAAGTCTGCTTTAAGAGTTTGGGACCTCTCCCTTTAGAGATGAAGTACTTCTACATATGAagccacttctttttttcaaagcctaACATTTCAGACCTAGGTACATCTGTAGATAGGCAACAACCATAATTCCCTGATTACTGATGGATATCCAACGATAAAGTCAGATACTCAGTTTTAGTTAAGAACACCTGAAAATTTGGCTCTGTGTGCTGAACTCTGCAGGTTTGGAAGCAAGGGTTACATTTTCACTTGCTCCCTTAACGAgctactgaacaaaaaaaaatacctgaaatactCTTCTACATCTAGAAAAGTACAGAGAAATACTATACTGTACTTTGACATATAGAAGTACAGAGGAATGCTGTAGTGTCTTCAAGGAGTCACTTCACTATTCTATGCTCCTCAGGGAGAGAAATTAGAGCTGTTTGGTGTTTTCCCCAGATATGTGAGGTACATTCCCATGGCAAACTCAGGCCAAAAATTCCCACTACCACCCACCAATAATTTAATGGGATCTACATACACAtaccacacacagacacatattaagcaaaataaaaaacataacTCCATTATAAAACTGAAGTATGCAGACATTCATTTACagtgcagtaaagaaaaaaaataaaaccagcttaaCTCTTTGCAGCATTGCATGTGACATATTCCATTATAAATGACCTCAGACACCAAACTTGAGACACTTCTAATACAATGATGCTGATTTCATCCCTACTGAAGAACTTCACATCCTCCACACCAATAGGATAGAGGCTAAGCTTAGGACACTAGGAGATGCTTTGGGTCATGAATTATTTGTTTCCACTAGCAGCCATAATGTGTAATACTCAGAAGAAATGCAAGGTACTAAATAAACAAAGTGCAAAAAGCTTTCACTTAATTTTTGAACATACAGTTGTGTTTGTATATTCCCACCAAATTCTTGGGCATTCATCTGCTAAAGCTTTCTCAGCAACTTGCAAAATACAGAAACACTTATTTGTGATGATATAgtgcacagaagaaaaagttgATGACTTTCATTGCCTCTTTCAGATTTCAAGCCTGCGATATTTCTGAGGTAAAGAAGTCAGAGGATTTTGAACTACTGGTACTAGCTAACCATAACATATTACAGCCTCAAAAAGAAGGACTCAGTGTCTTTTATCCCCACATAACAAGTCACTGAGTTGCCTGCTTGCTGTACTACCAACCCCCTGACAATCAGGGTAGTGCTCATCTCTTAACTTCAGCCATCTAAAAGGGAGACAGAGAATCAAAACTAATTGTCAAGGCATCTGGTTAACACTGAGTAACAGGTCTCCAGAGAATGATCTATATCACCTGCCTTAAAGGCCATTTTAAGATGGGTTGTATTACACCCTGGAGATGTGCTCTGGAGAGCACCTACATGACCAGTTCACACTATCTTTCCAACTTCTAGATATTTAAAGTTATATAAAGTGAACACCACCCTAACACCAGAACATCACAAACAAAGTATTAGATAAATGATTAAGTCAGAAAAATGAGCTATTCCAGAACATCACAATTAATGTGTTAAATTTAATTCCCTTACTAACAAGCAGAAAGTATGAAGGGTAAAACAGTGCAAAGCCAATAACCCCTCCGTCCGTTCTCAGTAACAGTCACATTTCAGTATTAGTGCTGGCTAATTGGCTGTTTCTTGGCAACTTAGACTACAGTGCATTGTAGAAGTCCAATTCTTAAACCACAGAGAGAAGTATTATCTTATTACACTGATTAGAGTGTAAAAAAAGTCTGCAATTTGATCAAAGCAGACCACAGCTACAGTCCATATATAGTCAAGGCCTAAGCTCTGTTTCCATGCTAGGGTGGCATGCCATAATGACATCctatctgaaataaaatgcatttccttcCATCCTCAGATTTCCTGAGTAAGGTGGGCATCAGGCCAGTTTTTGATGGATGTCTCCTATAATGATTTCAAAATAAGCATGTGGTAATAAATCTATGTGCAAAAAATTCTGAAATAGAAGTCTATAAACAATGATTGCTCtccatacacaaacacacacagatacacataCTCATACACGAAGTTTTCCAGAAAGGTAGGCTTGTCAGTCGTCATGCAGTGCTACGCCTGCAAGAAAGAAATCCCATTCACAAGACACAATGTCCAAGATACACAACATTCCCAGCAGGTGATCTGCCACCTTCCAAAGGCACCTACTTGCTTCCAGTTGTACTAGGCATTGGAAGAAACACTTTGATGAGGATTCCCCTTTTGAGAATCTATTGTCTTGCTACTGCTCCATGCTTCATCAGTATTTTCAGATTTCACCTCTGCCTTGTCTGTCAGTATGGTGGATTTGGGAGGCTTGCAAATAAAGCAGAGGAACTTGAAACAGGACAGCAAACCTTCGGAAATGCTGGATGAGAAAAGCTTTTTGCACGGGTGGCAGAACTGGTAGAACACCAACATGAAGAGGACAGCCATGCAGTAACCTATCAGGAGCTGCAAGACCAACAATGGGGCGCAGACATACAGGTAGATATCGGTTTTATAGATGTACCACATCAGCAGGAGGAATGCATTCTCGATGAATCGTAGCATGTAATACACAGTCAGTCGGTACCAATTTTGGGATTTGTTAATTAAGTCAGGATCATTGAGCTTCACTTGCACTGCTGACCAGCAGAACATGTTAATGCCAGCGTACAGGAAGGTGAGAAGGCACAAGACGATGGTAGTGCCGACCCTGCTCAATGCCTTCTCTATGTTCTCGGGAAATGGGGACTTGCTTTGCCAGAAGAGAATCCATGGGtagaagaaaaaaccaaagaaattcaCTAGCACAACGGGGAGAGTCCAGATTTGAAGGACTGAACTGAAAAGGACCAACACCGTAACCCGTGTAGCAATCTCAAAGCTTCTCCACATGAAAATGCAGAGGTAGGCAGCTGGTTTCACGCTGACATCATAATCATCATACTTAATCTTAATAGCCAGGATGTTACAGCGTAAGGCGCCATATACAATTGACAGGAGAGAAAGGACCATAAAAACACCTACAAAGAGAAAAGACAGATCAGGACCTTCAGCTTAGCAGAAGTTAAAGACATTGCATCAGAGTAGTGCAGATGTAGTTGTCTTTGCAGCACTCCCGGGGATTCCCAGCAGGGTGTAACGCCAAAACAGCCATTCCTTGTATACACTTCTTACTCTAACCCTACCTGCTATTTTGGTCCCCATTTGTTACTTTTCCAAgtagctagaaagaaaaaaaggcacttaGCAGTCACAACTGTAAGAGTAACCAACTTGCTCTCAAAGTCTCATAGTACTCCACAAGGCACAGGAGTGCTACTCGCTCTCCATACAgatgaaaaccagcaaaacagaagctgaaattttGGATTAACTTGAGCATGCAGATACCTCAGCGCTTGTGAAGTTCCATGTCGAAGTAAACTGTCTAAGATCACAGAAAAGCTCTGTGACAGAGCTCAAAATTGAAAGCCAAAGCAATTTAAATGCAGAACCACTTGCACTTTCTCTGCCTGTGTAGACAGAGATTTGCCCACCTGTGTACACTGTGTTTTCCTATAACTGTTTTCTTTATACACCTGTgtcatgcatttaaaaacaacactcctttaaaaaatttatttaaatttagatCAACTTTCAGTATCTCCCATTTACCCAGAATCCCTCAAGTGAAGGTTTCACAGCATTTAAATTCTGCAGAAAGTGAAGGCAGAGGCCAGTTGTTACCTGGCTTCCCTTCCAGATGCAATAGGGGAAAAGCTTTCTGGCACTGCAGGAAGGAGTCTTCTCTTGCCACATTAAGTAGGTACAAATGTACAAGAACACTGGATGCATAGAACGAACATTCATTGAGAAGTACCTTGATGTCCAGAAGTGCTAACTGCCCACAGTTTTGTTAGCATTTGCATAATTTCTTCACAATTTTTACCCACATGCTGAACAGGTGATTTACAGGACTAATTTTAGGCAATCTTAGCATTTTGTCCACACAAGGAACACTTCAAATGCAAATGAGTTCAGCACAGTAAAATTGATTCAGTTGTCTCTTTTAGAGTTTTAATGAAACTAAGCTAACTGGTCATGCTACAGGGCATTATATTGCATCAGATAAAATAATCAGAGTTGGGAATTCTTGATTATGTCAATTACTTTTGCAATGCTTTGCAACCAATGCTTTCTGCAGCCTTCAATTAGTTTATGTGTCAATATTCTACAAATGAACTGGATTCCCTGCTTTGCTATAGCTATATAGCCATGACTAtcagtttttttctaattaaatttattaatttctaaGCATGACTTTGAAAGAAACAAGTATTTTAGGATCTCTAACAACTTTCTAACAGGATTTTCTCTATCATTTTAGCTAACCTCTCTCCCACCCTGATCCTCAAACACCTctgaattattttggaaaaaaaataattaatccttTAAATCTAATTTTCCAAGAGCAATCAGTAAGCTGAAAAACATTTGCCATTTTATATGGTAATTTTGTACATGCCAGTTTGGTGGTGCATATATTCTCTGAAAATGGTTATATATTTGCTTGTTTAACACTTAAATTTTTAATAgtgtttttaaacatctttcttaCAGCACTGTACTTGATCTGAGAATTTTTAAACGTTAAGTCTTAGAAAAACATTGGCTGAAAGCAGAAGAGCAAGTGAGTGCAGTCAAGAATACCACTTTGATATCCTGTGGCTCTTCACAAAATCTTTCCTGTAGTTTTGAGCTGGCTGTAGAACTGTGAAAGAACAAATAACTTCCAGCAGCTAAGGAAGCAAAAGATTCTTCTCagagttaaagaaacaaaaaagtctaTGCACTTGGGGACAGGGCACTGCTGTCCTGGTACTCTGCTTACTTTGTGCTGTGATAAGCCGAGACATTCATTTTATTACCCAATTTCATAGGGATTCTATGTTAACCTCAAACTTGTCTTAAAAACTCAAGCCTTTGAAACAGGCATTTCTCCATTGATAGAAACCAGGTCATGCTGACTCTGATTTAATACAGGAGTCCAGTCCTGCTCCTTTCCCAAAAGCTCAGTACTGTCACCAAACCTTCTGTTCAAACATCACTTTTAAGTCTGTGAGAAAGATGGTTTGAAGCAACCACAAAGAGAAATGTGGGAGGGTGACATTATTGCTGCTTTTACTCATCCTGAGCAGGCAAAGAAGTGAAAATTTAAAAGGCAAAGTATTTTCCCCTGGAACAGTCCCAAATCCCCTAAAAGTCCTTACAaggatggcatttgtcttcttcCTTCCTACTCCCAGAAGGCTGTACTTTTCTTACAAATCAGAGGTACACACTCAGAGAGTCATTCAGGGAGGCACAGTTttactttgttgggttttttattacatCTTAAGTCTTTTCAAGACCTGGTCCCTCCCACTTCAGAAATTGCTAAGAGAGTGAATTCTGCTCTAGATGAGCTGCATCACAAATACCTATTACTAAAATCTTACATTCAGATGAAGAATCATAAATTatctattatatatattatagTTTTCTAAACCGATAatcagaaaacttgaaaaataaaggcacttttttttttgctttaagataCAATTCCAACGCTTAGAAACAACTATTAATACTCAAAGTATGTTGTTCAAACAATGAGAAAAGTATTCCAAGTTCAGAGCTTAATGAGTTGAGAAGAAGCAACTGTAGAAGCATCTTAAGATATCTAGTAAGACCACCTACAAAGCCCAGTCATGAACATTAGGAAAGTGACACTGCAAACACTagtaagttgaaaaaaaaataaaaccaaaacttctATTCTTGAAGATGGCAGTCAATGCtacaaattttcattaaaaaacccaaaccaacctaCCTTTTTcagcagaataattttatttttaaatggtaggAAATCTGCCTTTTGAGATTATTTTATCACTGTAAGCAACACTTGAAAAAGATAACTGGTGTTAATGGCAAAAATCCTTTACACTTACAAAAAGATTGCTCTTAACGGAAGCAGATTGTCCACATTCAATACTGCAGGCTGAGAACTGGCCCTTTTTCAAGGATAAATGGCCAAGTTACACATCCCCCACCTCCAGCTAGCTGTTTTTGTAATTAACGCTAACTCAGGTCTTTCTGGCACCTCCTGGCCTTGCACTTCTCTAGGTGGTACTACCTAAGTGAAGAGGTCTGGATAGCTGCCCAACAGTGTGTAAGTGGACCTGAGCCTGATGTCGGCCACCTCTTCGAAGCAAGGTTGTAGCTGGCTCTCAGGCAATGCATGATACTGACAGACGTTGAAGCATTTAGTACAGGGTGAAGCCCAAATGTACAAGAGAGACTTTGGTGTCTGTTCTGGGAGTGGCAATTACAAAGTCAGACTGGGCATTTCATACAGTGACAAGTTAGGAACTTCTTCCCAGTTATGCTGTAACCAAAGAAAGAGCTGAATGTCTAGAACTAGGACTCAGATTAGGCTATTACATGTGGGTTTCCAATGTTGCATTTCATACAACATTTCTATTCATTTTGTGCTAAACAGTCACCAAAGCGTTACGTCTTTCATCGCTAACCTAGAGGCTTTGTCCTGCTTTGGCAACTCTCTTTAGTTGTCTTGATGTTACATTCTTGGCAGACAGTGAAATGACAACTTGGAGCATGCCAGACACTGGCAAGAATCTGATCATCCAGAAGAAGACATCCAGAGAAATTAATGAATGCCATGAAATACACAAGAAAGATGCAGCATGGCTCTGGTTGACAAAGGGCTAGGCAAGGATGCACGCTCTTTTCAGAACTGTTCAATTCCATACTGGAAGCAATAATGAGTTTTAAACAGATCTGAAAGGGACAAACCATGCTATGTAGCATGATGGTAAACAGCTTTAGGTTCACAGGTGATACTGACCTCATTACCACTGACGAAGCAGAATTTACACAGAATGACAGTCAGGGTAGTGTAGGAATCCAGAAAAATAAGAGACTGATGAGGagacaagacaaaaaaatgtGGAAATCAAAATGCAACAAGAAGACAGCCATAATTATAACAGAGACAAATAGAAAAGACCATGGACTTTGGATGACCAGTGTCAAAGAACAGGGAAGCTGAAGACATCTGAAGTGTGGAAGAAGAGCTGGACTGGCAGTTAGATTACTTTGATGATGCTGCAAGATCAAAAGGTTGAAGTCATGTCCCTATACATGAGAATCCCCATATACACATAACAAATAACAAGCTGAAACTGTGCTATGCATCATTCCCATTTGCTCTGGAGGCTGAATAGTACTGGTGGACAACAGGTACTACTGCAGAAAAAAGCTGGCTAAAGAGATTACAGAAAGTTTCAATATTTCAGAAGGTAAAATACACATAAGAGGAATATGGTTAGGACTCTTGTTTTTCCAATGAATGAGCTCTAATAGACATTGCCATTGTTCCTAAATCACtgattaagaaaaaacaacaacaggtttttttttccccttttcatttctATGTTTTAGAATTACACCTGCTACGGAGATGGTTTCTGGGAGACATGAGGTGACTACTGCATTTGCTGGTGTGTTCGCTGAACTCCCTGGAGAGCCAGCTTATCTCTAGTTGTTTAACTTTACTTCACCCACAGAGGGTCACTTACCAGTGTGTCATTCAGAATTTATCTCAGCAGTGACTGATAAAAGTCAGAAGTAATAAGGcattacaaattattattaaatatgcaATTCTCTAATCATCTGGAAAACAGCACTTCTCCTTGGCAGTCATGACCAGTAAGGTCAACACCggtaacagaagaaatacaataaaaaggtGACCTTTCTCAAGCAAATGCCATCTGCAGTGAAGTGATTGGAAATTTAGCTAATTGCACTGCTCAGCAAAGGATTCAGCTGCTTTGTTCTCATCCCAAGTCACAGATGCCATGGTTATTTGAAGAGCCCACCTTAGCTGTGAAGTACTCAGAAACCATCAGGAGCAATGTATTTCAAGTAACTACTGCTATGACCTTAAACAAGTACTTTTGTATAAAGACCTTAACCTGTTGCAATATCCTTACGTGCTGACTCGCCCTTTGGTATACTAAAGTTTTCCATTTCCCAAGTTGAGGGGAGAACTCTGACTTTATTATAAAGGCTTCTCCAAAAATCTTAGTTCCTTACCTTGGTATACTGCCAACCAAGGTACTGGAACTGAAGAAAGGAATCAGATTCACAACGTGTCACCCTAGCCTCAGACTCCCTAGCTGTGAAGCTGGTAAAGAATCCTGGCGTCTCAGGGCCTCAGAGATATAACAAGAACTATTTTGTATTTTGGTGGAAACACACCTCCAGTTCACACAGGTGCCAAAGCCCTTTCTTACACCAAAAAGCTGGTTGTCCTATGACCAACTGGAGTAGGTTCTTCATTTAGTCTAAAACATGATGGTGTAGATTAACTCGAAAGCAACATCACCATCTGTCAGGGAGATGAAACCCATTGCAATATGCGTGGTTCTTGCCCAGGGCAGCTACACCTGACTGCtgacccttctcctctccctcccaccaaaATATGGAGGTGATAACAACAGCTCAACCTACTTCTGGCAGCCGTGATCTCCTGCTGCAGGACACAGATGTAAAGCTGGAGCGTGAGCTGGGGCGCCGAGCCGAGGAACGCCTGGATCACAGATGCCCTACTGAATGCGGACCTGTGTGTACACAGCTTGCCTTCAGCCTGGCCCACTTCCTTCTCAATTTCTTCCGAGTACCCGTCCTTGGGCATCTGCCTCTTCTTCGTGATGCTGACATAGGGCTCTTCAACTCTGCCAGCGTGGAAGTAAATGTAAAAGACTTCCACACACCTACAAGCAAATCAAGAGTAACaggaaaaaatcaaagaaaacataGGTCTTCCCACTCCTTAGTATTTTAAGCCATCAGATACCAAGTAATTTGTTCACTGAGCAAAGCACGTACGTTTTCTTTTCTTGGCAAATTTGGAATATGACAGATTTCACCCTTTAAAACATGAACTACATGCGGCTGGAGGGCAAGAATCTGGCAGTGCTCTTTGAGCTGCTTGTAGTACTGAGACACAGAAGGCAGTTGTTTCCTATAAGCTGCCCTTGTTCTCTACTGTCCTATTAAAGTCCTTAAACTACTGATCCACTGCAATGTTCATAGGCTCCCAACCCAGGATCCAAGTTGGAAGTGTTTCTTCAGATTCTCATGTCTTTCTCTTGGTGTTATCCATACACCCGTGAAATAGCAAACTTACTTCTCATACCTTTGCCTTAAACAATTGCAAGACATTGGAGAGAAGCTCAGGGTATGAGTGGGTGCAAACACCTCAAACAGTTGGAGTCTAGTCCTTGCTTTACCAAGCAATGGTTCCAAAACATAAGTAACAATTCATGGCAGCAATAACAAGACTAAACAGTTTAGAGCCTCACAACTCTggatattaacattttttttaaagacacagaaAGAGGAGCTTTACACCTTACATTTGCTTACATTTACTGCACTGTTTAAGGAATATTAAACACAATCTTgcaaaaatattctaaataagAACATGCAGCATTTTCAGCTGCCACAGCTCTTTGTACTGTAAACACAGGTGAACCAAACCCTCTTGTTTATGTAGATCTAACTTACCACAGACTAACttccaaagaaaaaagttgtgCCAGCACATGCATTCCTATTCATAAATTACATATTGTTTTAACACATGCTGCCTCTGCCTATGCACAGAGAATAATCCATACATTTGGGAGGGAATCGAAAAGGGCTAAAGGGGTTGGCAGCAGCAAATGCTGTAGCAACGAGGACAAGTTGGCTTCTTGACTACTAAAGAAGATAATACATTCTCACACTCATTTATGAAAGGAAAGCTTCTGAAACTTCCTTTCA is part of the Accipiter gentilis chromosome 32, bAccGen1.1, whole genome shotgun sequence genome and encodes:
- the XK gene encoding endoplasmic reticulum membrane adapter protein XK — translated: MKFPGSVLVSLVLFVAETAAALCLSGAYRSAGDRMWQWLTLLFALLPCALVQLSLVFIHRDVSRDRPLVLLLHLLQLGPLVRCVEVFYIYFHAGRVEEPYVSITKKRQMPKDGYSEEIEKEVGQAEGKLCTHRSAFSRASVIQAFLGSAPQLTLQLYICVLQQEITAARSVFMVLSLLSIVYGALRCNILAIKIKYDDYDVSVKPAAYLCIFMWRSFEIATRVTVLVLFSSVLQIWTLPVVLVNFFGFFFYPWILFWQSKSPFPENIEKALSRVGTTIVLCLLTFLYAGINMFCWSAVQVKLNDPDLINKSQNWYRLTVYYMLRFIENAFLLLMWYIYKTDIYLYVCAPLLVLQLLIGYCMAVLFMLVFYQFCHPCKKLFSSSISEGLLSCFKFLCFICKPPKSTILTDKAEVKSENTDEAWSSSKTIDSQKGNPHQSVSSNA